The proteins below are encoded in one region of Pontibacter deserti:
- a CDS encoding YtxH domain-containing protein yields the protein MDKNGKILLATLSGIGAGIVAGIMLAPDNGKTTRDSVKRSLTKAGEDMDKTMRTWMSKMKGTSTAAQDDELVMHGSWEDVKGQMRRNYDEITENIEGNTGDKGTV from the coding sequence ATGGATAAGAACGGAAAGATACTATTAGCGACCCTATCAGGGATAGGTGCTGGTATTGTAGCTGGCATAATGCTAGCCCCGGATAACGGTAAAACTACACGCGACAGTGTAAAACGCAGCCTTACAAAAGCTGGCGAAGACATGGACAAAACTATGCGCACATGGATGAGCAAAATGAAAGGAACCAGTACTGCTGCTCAGGATGATGAACTGGTAATGCATGGCTCCTGGGAGGATGTAAAAGGGCAGATGCGTAGAAACTACGACGAAATAACTGAGAATATCGAAGGTAATACAGGCGATAAAGGTACTGTGTAA
- a CDS encoding Kazal-type serine protease inhibitor family protein, whose translation MKKYVATLAILCLGGFYSCKTTEEQTACIDPTKINPDAICTMQYDPVCGCDNKTYGNACVANNAGVTSFVKGECPTQN comes from the coding sequence ATGAAAAAATATGTAGCAACGCTTGCTATACTTTGCCTTGGCGGCTTCTATTCCTGCAAAACAACCGAAGAGCAAACCGCCTGCATCGATCCTACAAAAATTAACCCCGATGCGATCTGTACCATGCAGTACGACCCTGTCTGTGGCTGCGACAACAAAACCTATGGCAACGCCTGCGTTGCTAACAATGCCGGAGTTACTTCCTTCGTTAAAGGCGAATGCCCGACCCAGAACTAA
- a CDS encoding YtxH domain-containing protein: MKDNSGKIMLALLAGASAGVIAGLMMAPDTGEATRTSVKKWASKMSKDLEKNLQAGLDEIKNMSAGAMDKFGGATSGTSGAGSTGGSQRSGSTGGGSSTGGSTSGGSTSGGTTGGSNA, from the coding sequence ATGAAGGACAATAGCGGTAAAATAATGTTAGCTCTTTTGGCTGGTGCCAGCGCTGGTGTTATTGCTGGTTTAATGATGGCTCCGGATACAGGTGAAGCCACAAGAACAAGTGTTAAAAAATGGGCTTCTAAAATGAGCAAAGATCTGGAGAAAAACCTTCAGGCTGGCTTAGATGAGATCAAAAACATGAGCGCAGGTGCTATGGATAAATTCGGAGGTGCAACTTCTGGTACTTCTGGCGCTGGCTCAACAGGTGGATCTCAGAGATCAGGTTCTACTGGTGGTGGTAGTTCAACTGGCGGTAGCACTTCAGGTGGTAGCACATCAGGTGGTACTACTGGCGGCAGCAACGCTTAA